Sequence from the Amaranthus tricolor cultivar Red isolate AtriRed21 chromosome 16, ASM2621246v1, whole genome shotgun sequence genome:
CTAATAATAAGATTTGATTGTAATATGTTATGTGAGAAATTGGCTCTATCAGTtgcaaatatataataaacggaggaagtagaatTCCAACCACAACCATATGTTATGTGAGAAATTATCTCTATCAGTtgcaaatatataataaacggaggaagtagaatTCTAGCCACAACCATAAGCATAATAAGTTGGAGCTCCATCGACCACTGGTCTGATCACGCACTTACCTGCTTCAGGCATGTCATGTATAGGTTCAAGCCATGTTTGATCTAGTACTAATAATTGATAGAATATATAACGTACATATCTCGAggctttaatattaatttaagcttttgattgtaacttcaagatatattatatattttatcagTTGATAAAATATTCAATAGAATATCCCAAGATTTTAGCTATTGATTTGGGTTAAGTATCCTATCATTAGTTCAGATAAGTTCCAATTAGAGTTAATTACATAGATTGAATTTActactataataaaaatattatttttgagatTAGATTTACTACTTGGAAAATATCTATTTGCTACTGTGTTGATCACTTTTGTGATTTGGAAAACCCTGACATCATCCTGGcccttttatatattatttatataactGAATTGATTTATGTCTAAGTAGTGTAATGTTCTTAcgtcttttaaatttattacatCATGATTTCCAATGTGATGACATTTTggctaaaatataataaaatgcaaAGAACAGAGGAATGTTTAATggttatcattttcatcattatttCTTGCAAAAGTTTCACTAAACAAATCTTGGTTGCACATTGTAGGACGTGAACACGGTCTAACCAAAATCATGATCATCTTCATCATACTTGGTAAATTCATCATTTCCTATCCATCTTTGCTCTACTTAAGAAGTTTTAAATTTTCCTTTCAACTcttgttcgcaattagtaactgtgaacagctTTGTGTTAAAAACACCTGCTGCCTCCTTTTTTTGAACTAAGGAGACCTGGGATACAAACCCAAATCTAACATCATATCAGAGTTTGTGCATGTTAAAGTGTCCATTATTATTCACATGTATATCATTCAACATCAGAAAAAGAGAAATAGAATATGCAAATTTATAAACTAGAAGAATAATTTCAACTACACCATAAATTATCGTAAACGTTCTTCGAACTTATAAGTAGATTACAAAAATTCAATAttctaaacaaaaattaaaaaaaagaacccTAAAAAGTTCTACCCAAATTAGAAActaattcaattaaattaaaaaagtaaactAATTTATAGagaatttggacaattaaaattagccttggttataatttgaaattcagGCCTCCCATTTGTTGGTGAAGGTTGTGACTGTGATTCCAGCAAAGCTAACTCCTATGTGAATATTTTCTTTTCAGGAATTGGAATAGGCATATGCATGTTAATTGCACTAATCCTCTTGTATAAAAAAATGAACTCGCTGTTCGAGAAAAGTAAAGAAATTGAAACATTGTTGAAACAACATGGATCTCTCGGTCCAAAGAGGCATACTTATGCAGATTTGAAGAGAATTACAAACTCCTTCAAAATCAAGCTTGGTGAAGGAGGTTACGGTATTGTATACAAAGGAAAACTACATTGTGGGGATCAAGTGGCTGTGAAAATTCTCAAGAGATCATCGAATCGAGATATGGATATGGTGGAATTCATCAATGAAGTTGCAAGTATCGGAAACACCAATCATAAAAACATTGTGAAACTCCTAGGCTTTTGTTACGAGGGTTCAAAACGCGCTCTTATATATGACTACATGCCTTGCGGATCTCTTGAAAAGTTCACACATGGGGGCAGAGACGAAAACAATCAACAACTCTCATGGAAAAGTTTATTTGAAATCGCGATTGGGATTGCAAGAGGGCTAGAGTACTTGCACCAAGGGTGCAACACGAGAATATTACACTTTGACATTAAGCCCCAAAACATTCTATTAGACGAGAATTATTGCCCCAAGATATCTGATTTTGGCCTGGCTAAGATATGCCCACAAAAGGACAGCATAATTTTGATGTCAGAAGCCAGAGGAACTGCAGGGTACATTGCTCCTGAGGTTTTCTTCAAGAGATTTGGCGGAGTTTCTCATAAATCAGATGTTTATAGTTACGGAATGTTGGTTTTGGAAATGGTTGGGTGTCGAAAAAATATTGATGCGAAAGTGGAACATAGTAGTGAGCAGTATTTTCCGCATTGGATTTACAAGCAACTCGAGGAAGTTGAAGAGATCGATCAAATCGACACCACAAACAACAACGAGGGGTCAGTACTCAAAAGGAAGATGGTTGTAGTAAGTTTATGGTGCATACAAACCAACCCCTTGACCCGACCAAATATGACTCGAGTTGTAGAAATGCTCGAAGGAACACTCGACTTGCTGCAGATTCCTCCgattccatctcttgcttcTCCTTTAAGATCACACAAAATTTCTACCACTCTAGATGAAATCTCATTAGGTGGACTTTTTGTATCCTCTATTTAATGTTCTAGTTAGACAATGTAGCCATTATAGTGAGCTTTTTAGCTTTGTGTAAATGATTGTCTCCAATAAGTGCAAAATAATTTGCTAGTTAATTCGCTTATGTTATGTTTGGAAACGATAATTATTGGTTTAATTTCATGTTTGGCAAATCAatgaattcaattttgaatttaagtCATGTCTACCATTGTATTAAAAGTAGATAAAGTAAAGAGTTTGAGAATGATTTCACAATCTTGTCATTTCCAAATTCtttctttatgatttcacaattgaaatctacaatttgaaatgaatttatTATTTCCAAACACAACATTAGAAAATCACCATCGGTGATTTTATTCTTCTCTGCAATTTCTTGAAGTTGTAAAACAAACTGTAGGCCCCAAACAAACCGatggacatatatatatatataaataaatatatatatatatatatatatatatatatatatatatatatatatatatatatatatatatatatatatatatatatatatatatgtgtgtgtgtatatatatatatgtatatatatatatatgtatatatatatatatatgtatatatatatatatatatgtatatatatatatatatatatatatatatatatatgtatatatatatatatatatgtatatatatatatatatatatatatatatatatatatatatatatatatatatatatatatatgtatatatatatatgtatatatatatatatgtatatatatatatatatgtatatatatatatatatgtatatatatatatatatgtatatatatatatatatgtatatatatatatatatgtatatatatatatatatgtatatatatatatatatgtatatatatatatatatatatatatatatatatatatatatatatatatatatatatatatagggctgAACATGGGTTGGtataaaccgtaaaccaaaccggaccaaaccgtgatttaagtatttggtctggtctacggtctgaatagtctggtccggttttttttttttttaaaaacggtttacggtccggtcccggtttttaaatttgtagaccaaaccggaccaataaACCGTAATAAACTCTAATATTAGGGATTAGATTTAGGGGCTTAGGGCTATCCTGTTCTCCTGCTGCCGTAAATTAGGAAAAGCAAAAGCTGCTTCCTTCTCCCATTCTCCTCTCTTCCTCGACCTCCTTCAAAGACAGTCCCCTTCAAGCTTCAACCCATCTGCTTCAAGTCTTCAACCCATCGACCTCCTTCAAAGACGGCTCGCTtccttcaactcttcaagcttcaacccaTCGACCTCTCTTCAAAGACGCCAGACGCCTCTGCTTCCTTCAAAGACGCCTCCTTCAAGCTTCAAAGTCGACAGTCCTccaatcttcattctccaatctcaccattcaccacggaatcaagtgtagaatctcgtaatgtaagtatattgattgatttttttgatttttagggtttttttatcagtttttgatttttagggtttttgtttcatCCTCCATTTCTTCTTCGATGGATGAAATATATGTTTGGCATTTTAATGATTAAGCACTTGGTAGACTATGATAATTTTTTGGATTAAGCATGTCAATTTAGATCATCATCTCAGATTTTAGGATTTCAATGTTCAAAGTTGTCCAATTTGCAATTTCCTTCATTTTTATtcagaaattttgatttttgtgaatCGAGCTTTGTAAGAAATTTATCTCTAATCTCTATCATTTTATCATTTACCtcatccttgttcttttacttaATAAATTGGGAAGTTTTTTGTTCACTTTACTATCAATTACTACAATAGAATTTAGCTGGCTCTGATAGATTATCTTGCTTGATAATCTGCTTACTTTAGTGAGTCAATGCATATCTGTATGATGATTTGCTTTGCATTTTTTTATCCACGAGCAGTGATGAATTTTGCCTTGCTAATCGAAACACAAACAAGAACAGGATAgtaaagagagaagagaagaagaaataaatcctttttatttctgatctcactcaataaaaataaaaaaaaaaattaaaaaaaaaccgtagaccagaccagaccagaccgttctagaacggtctggtctggtccggtctggtctcttgactggtctggtctggtctgaaaaatttccagaccggaatttctggtctggtctgatttttctgtcaaaccggaccagaccggaccgtgttcagccctatatatatatatatatatatatatatatatatatatatatatatatatatatatatatatatatatatatatatatatatatatatatatatatatatatatatatatatatatatatatatatatatatatatatatatatatatatatatatatatatatatatatatatatgtatgtatatatatatattaaatgtatAAGAATATCATAAATcgttatttttgattttaaaacgcTAAAAGTTATAATGTTTTGAAAACAGTTACATCTACTACTAAACGCTACTTAAAATGTTGTTTAGCCGAGCAATTACTATTCACAAATTCCTGTGTAGAGAcggtctcactatgagacgtTCATCATACAAGGGTTGAATAgcccaactaatacaaatattaaCATATGTGCTTCTTATTTTGTGGTCGTCTCATCGAGAAATGTTCTTTCACAAAAGTagttcattattattttatccTTATTATTAAACTGCTATGCGGACAACGCTCTAAATAAACATatgataaatcaaaaataatccaaattcaCCATAACACCAATTTTTCTCACTTGTAAGAAATCCAAATGAATAAAATCAAAGTGAGTCACACCAACATTGCAATTATTTGTTGATGTTAGGAAAGCAGGAGACAAGAAGTTCATGCATATAAATCATTACTCTATTGattttacaataatttgtgaACAAATTAGTATGTAGATGAATGGAGAAGGTTAGCTAATTGGATAATGTGAACAAATCATATGTTCATATGCATGCATTTGCTAATTGCCAATTGCTACATTGTGATCCACAATCCTTGTTtgaaaacttacatttttagtCAATATCGGTTTAAAATCGCTATTTAAGATAGCTATTTTATGTGAAGTTTACTTTTCCAATTGTTTTTATCTGAAGcccatttctctattttttagaaataaaaaagttagtttatttatttttcttgccacattttattttaggaaaGTGGTCCCACCAATGAAAATTTTGTCATATACAAATTTTTCCTTACTTTAAATTTAATCCAGATTTATGCAATATAAATGACTTTACAATTTCTTAGTCTTTGTATTATATATGATTCATTATTGCAATTTCAAAAGAGCATATAGAGTAATTATTTGCTTGATAGCAAGAATATTTTCCTTCtaaaaatactttatttaatgACTTTTTCAAATTTGCATTGAAGTTGAAACTTTTGTCTTGTTTTTCTAGATATGACGATCTCTTGCTCAACGGATTGGAGATTTTCAAGTTGGACTCTTCAAATGGTTCTCTTGCCGCACCAAATCCTGATATCCCTATGAATTTAACATCTTCACAAGGTAATAATCGATCGTCGAATAGTTCTCATCATTTAATATCGATTATCGGAGGAATCCTTGGTGCTATTCTAGTAGTCGCACTCATATCATCAATATATTTCATAATCATTTTCCGAAGAAAAAAGGAGAAACAAAAATTCAGGAAAACAATGAGCAAAGATGATACTAGCAAGCTTAAGTGGATTTCGCAGTTGGATGATTCTGGATCTAATGCAGCTACCGCTAGTGTGATTTCTTCTCTGCCGTCCCATCTTTGTCGACGTTTCTCTAGAGCATTTTTAACCTATTATTAACCTACAATTGTAGGTTaagttgttaaaaaaaaaaataaaatacaaaaaataaaataaaaagtacaaaaaaaaggaaaaaaagaaaaaataaagaacatGAATTCCTAATCCTCACCGTACCCTTTCCCTATCCCTAGCCCAACCTCCAGCCCCCATCCCCCACAGGCCACAACTACCACTGTTTCCCGCTCACTGTCACTCCTATTCCCCACCCACTTCCAGCCACCACCATCTTCATCAAAATCCACCACCGAATCCAACTCCCCATCCTTTGCGCAGCCCCTATCCCCCTCTATTTTCAACCACCATCAAACCCTTCCCTCCACTCCACCACCACAAATCGGCCTCCCATAAACAGCGTCCTGTGCAGCCTTCCTCACCTCCTTTCCCCTGATGCGACCTCCACAAACAACCACCATAACCACCCACCCTAAATGTGAACCACCACCATAACCATCCCAAATTCAAACCAACATAATCTTTAATCTACCTTTCCACTACCAAATTCGACCATCAAAATTGACCACCATTATTAAATTGGTGTTGCAGATATGGGTTGTTGAGCCTCGTTGGGTGGGGGGCGCCGTCGCAGGGGAAGGGGAGGGGGTGGTGCATAGGTGGAGAGTGAAGAGGGGATtggaaattatttttctttaaataaaattatcttTTTTCTAGGGTAGAATTACCTGTTTTACAGGTTGCATGTGAATTTGAATGCTATGGGAAAACGTATGTCCAAGTTGGTATTATTTCAGGTTAATTAAAAtttcgtattattgtagagaaattaattaaagtttatatcattcacggtaatttttccttaaataaataacaaagaaaaatgtttcattttgataaaaaaattatttttaatatgagatagatataattataaaaagtaataatagtactactATAATTATTTGTATATTACTCTCTCTATTTTATATTGTTGGATACTTTTCAAATATTCCATGTATAAAGAGATAAAAATGCTactcatgatttttaatggatataaaaaagttaaaatatggaGTATCAATGTGTGATCCTATTACATTTGTCACCATACATATAATTTTAACATATACTCCTTTCATTCCTTAATAAAGTTACCACAAGAAATGTtcacgagaattaagaaaaataaaatctttagtttttgaatatattatttattgaataataaatttaattgaagaaattaggaccataaacatttaaaaattattaaaagaaagttagtggaaaaatatggagaccacaactaataaaaagatgttttaataaaattagttaaaaatatgtgaggaccataaataatataaatttgttaaaattaaattaatgaaaaatatgtgGGGAAAATaggcattattaaaatattaaaatgaagattaTTTTAATGTCCAAATTTGTGATACAAATAGAAAAATTCATtatgaaaacaataaataaaacatttaaaaatgacaaataaaagttatttaataaacgaaggaagtatttcttataatttaaatttttataagaaaaactaCTTAAAATGATCCATCATTTTACTGATTTGTCTACGATCTTACAAATTTTTTGTAACACACAAGCCATCATCATTAAGAAACTTCACCCACCTCCGTCATCACTAAGAGTGCTTCCATCAAGCGCGTGCCAAGGCTAGAGGGCTTCACCTTCACCACCAATTGCAACCATTATCACACTATcattcttctttcttctttagTCACCATCGCTCACCAAAGTCTAAAACCTTTAACGAGAAGGAATGATTGAAATTGAATCCGTCAGCTtacatattagtatattactataCAAGTTTGGACCTTAAACATAAAAtaggaaataaataaaataaaaataactaggtAAAAAACGAGTATAAAATGTAAAAGGCAAAAGCAAAAAACAGAACACCAACTGGTAAGCGAATGGCAGAGCGATCTAGAGTTCATCCTCACACCGCTACATGCGACCACCACCAACACTGCCAAGGCAGATATTCCGGATCCAAATCGGAGTATTTACTAAAAGGATatctgatttttaattttttattttattttatttgtaaatatatatatatatatatatatatatatatatatatatatatatatatatatatatatatatatatatatatatatatatatatatatatatatatatatatatatatatatatatatatatatatatatatatatcaacgcTTAAATTTGAccaactttttattaattttctatttcataATCTATAATGGCCCTCAAGTAAATCAGAACAATTTTCATTGTTATGTTGAATTTTCTTCTATGCTAAAAAactgttttgtttaattcattgatcatgtttcgataatgaaacgaggaaatggaaaacacttaaaataccgTGAATGGAAGCGTTATCAGGAACGGCGATTCGTGGAAAGAAGCGGCTTGAATTCCTGCAgtacaacacgttagccttgtccggggggtgatctcccggaaaacccctccgacgctcaagtcagaacgtagATCAAAGATTAATGAATAAAAGATTATGTAATGAATCCGGGAATAGTGATATCGGGATTGAGATTGCTAGTGTTTGGGTAGGTTAATGAAGCAGAGTGTGAGTAAGGATACCAGGAAGGCTATTTTCAGATGATCCTTCCTTCTTGATGGtagtccctatttataatgatgaAGAAAGGAAGTTATTTCTGAGAAGAGGTTGGCCATCATGGAGGTAGTGGGCAGTTGCTACCCATGGAAGAAGGACAACCAAGCAATGTGGGAGAGTGGGAAGTTGGGTCAAACATGAGGTTAT
This genomic interval carries:
- the LOC130802233 gene encoding probable receptor-like protein kinase At5g39020 isoform X3, which translates into the protein MFVHPQMLLTLLSFLFITTLTNSITTPYKPPDHLLINFGLPKNSPQLIDNRIWQSDQDFILTSLSATSNSTSKSTAKAVEVASTPYDMARIFRATTTYSIPVTTWGPKLVRLYFPPLSISYDIIDTKSSFLSLTINGFNILCNFSAFAVTTNANAHTNTTAPVTYGLVREIYISLDEGNGQKGLKLTFSPSNPDGFGFINGLEIISVPDGLYINRSGSNMVPYLSGFQDSLNNPFNLSDSIAMENIIRLNVGGSIVDPSDDSGLSRTWFGRDDDYMMYYDVLLNGLEIFKLSSSNGSLAAPNPNIPMNLTSLQGREHGLTKIMIIFIILGIGIGICMLIALILLYKKMNSLFEKSKEIETLLKQHGSLGPKRHTYADLKRITNSFKIKLGEGGYGIVYKGKLHCGDQVAVKILKRSSNRDMDMVEFINEVASIGNTNHKNIVKLLGFCYEGSKRALIYDYMPCGSLEKFTHGGRDENNQQLSWKSLFEIAIGIARGLEYLHQGCNTRILHFDIKPQNILLDENYCPKISDFGLAKICPQKDSIILMSEARGTAGYIAPEVFFKRFGGVSHKSDVYSYGMLVLEMVGCRKNIDAKVEHSSEQYFPHWIYKQLEEVEEIDQIDTTNNNEGSVLKRKMVVVSLWCIQTNPLTRPNMTRVVEMLEGTLDLLQIPPIPSLASPLRSHKISTTLDEISLGGLFVSSI